The genomic interval CGGAACATCGCGTCGCGCCGGTCGGCCAGCTTCGCTTCGTCGGCCAGTTGCCGCAGCAGGCGCATCGTTTCGGCCGTGATGCGGTTCTTCGAATAATCGAGATGCAGCCCCACGGCGTCGAGCGAAAATTTCTCGGCCCGCGCCGGGTCGTCGGCAAAGAGCTGCCTCAAGTGGGTGTCTTTGAACTTCGCGTAATGGGCGGCGAGCGCCTGCCAGGCCGGGCTTGAACTCGTTGCCGAGGTGGTTGTCGTCATGCGAGCTGCGCTTTTCGCGGAGGGATGTGTTGAAGGTGCCGACGCCGCCGAGTCGGCCGTGGCACTGGGCGCCAGCGTAGCGGTTTGCTCCCAAAGGCGGAACCCTCCGCGGAACGCATTGGCGTTGTCGCCCAGCCGGCACTTGGGCGGCATGGTCTTTAGTTTTTTGACGTTGCCGCCGCCCAGGACGACGTAATCAGGCTCGAGCGCCGCGCACAACGTCTTCACGACGTCGTTGACCAGCGCTCGCCAGCGCTTCTTGCCGAACTTTTCCAAGCCGCGCAGGCCGACATAATCCTCGTAGGTTCGTTTCCGATAGCGCAGATGGGCCAACTCCATCGGTTCCAGCAAACCATCCACGACCATGGCCGATCCGAGCCCGGTTCCCAGGCCGAGGAACAACATGCTGCCCCCTTCGTAGCTTCCCAGCGCCTGCATGGCGGCGTCGTTGATGATTTTGACGGGGCGATGAAAGGCGGCGGCGAAATCGAAGCCGACCCATCCGGGCGCCAAGTTATGCGGTTCGGTAATGGGCTTGTTGCGCACGACGACGCCTGGGTAGCCGATCGAGATGCGGTCGTATTGCCAATCGGCCGCCAGTTCCTGCACGCGGGGGACCATCTGTGCCGCCGTGAGCGTGGGCCCGGAGACGAATTTGCGCGGCTCGGCCTGGACGGTGGCTAAAATCTTGACGTGCGTGCCGCCGATATCGATGGCCAGTGTCTGCATCAAAAAAGCTCCTATGCCTGCCGACGCGCGTTTGACTCGTGATCATCCATGACGCCGCGCGCCGCCTCGACATCATAGCTTATTTGGCACGCGGCGCGTCGATGCAGACGGTTTCCGGCCATCGGCTTTCGCGCTATGATTCGTTTATCCATAACCACTTTAACGGAATGCGCATGCCCATCATTCAAGCTCACTTCCTGCCACAGCTCGTTGCGCCCGAAGAGCTGGCTGGCGCCACGGTCGTGGTGTTCGACATTCTGCGGGCGACGTCGACCATCACCTGCGCCCTGGCCGCCGACGCCGCGCGTGTGATTCCCGTCGGCGAAATCGACGAAGCACTGCAACTGGCGGACCGGATCGCGCGACAAGATGGCGTGCGCCCCCTCTTGGCCGGCGAGCGGCACGGACTGCCGATCGAAGGGTTCGACCTGGGCAACTCGCCGCGCGAATACACCTCTGAGCGCGTCGCCGGTCGGACGCTCGTCTTCACCACCACCAATGGCACACGGGCCATGCTGCACTGCCGGCAGGCGAAACAGGTGCTGCTGGGAACATTCGTCGGGCTGCAGGCGCTCGCCGCGCGGCTGCGCGACGCCGAAAACGTACACCTATTGTGCGCCGGAACCGAAGGTGAAATCACACGCGAGGACGTGCTGGCCGCGGGCGCCTTCACGCACGAGCTGATGCGACCTGACGATCCGCTCTCGGCCGGCGCCTGGTCGCGCTGCGAGCTGAACGATCAAGCGCGGATCGCGCGCGACTCGTGGCAGGCGGCGTTACCGCCGGCGGAACTCTTCACGGCCCGCGACTCGTCCGAGTGGCTGGCCCGGGCGCTTTCAGAAAGTAAAGGAGGCCGCAATCTGAAGCGGATCGGCCTGGCCCGCGACATTCCGGATTGCGCGGCGCTCGACCGATTTGATTTTGTGCCTGCGCTGGATCTGCAGTCGTGGGAAATCCGACGAAGCCATTAGCGATCGGCTCGAATTGTCATCCCGGCCCGTCAAACCGTGCCTCTCCCATCATACGCTATCGGTGCCGACGATCCCGAGGCGACACCTGCACGAACAACAGGTCTTCGGCGTCCGCCGCCGCTTTTTGCGAGGGACGCTTTACTTGTCCTGCCGAGGCGCATTTTGCAGCTGATTGCGCAGCGCGGTGAATGACTCGATCAACTTCGTCTGACCCGACGAGCGCGCGAGCTCAAGCGCTCGGTTAACGACGCTGAGTGCCTTATCGAATTGCTGCGCATTGGCGTATGCAATCGCCAGCGTGGCATACGTGTCTGGATCGGACTGCAGGCGCGCGGCCGACTCCAACGATTCGACCCCTTCCGCGACTCGGCCCGTGCGGATCAGGACGATGCCCAGGCCTTTCAGCGCGCCGGCGTAGTCAGGATTCAGTTGCACGGCGCGTGTGAAATGTACGATCGCCTGTTCGTTGCCGCCCTGGTTTGCCAGCGCCGTGGCCAGGTTGTTGTGCGCCTCGGGGTAGTCGGGATCGAACTCGAGCGCGCGTTGGTATTGGGTAATGGCCTGCGCGCGCTGGCCAGCGGCGTTGAGCGCCACGCCCAGGTTATTTAGTGCGCTGGCCGATTGCGGTTTCAATTCCACGACGCGACGGAAATGTGCGATCGCTTCCTCAGGTTGTCCACGCCCCAAGAGCATGGTTCCCGCCAGGTGATGCGTGACGTACGAATCGGGAGCAAGTTCGAGCGCCCTTCGAAAGTGCGTCAACGCCTCGTCCGGGCGGCCGGCGTGGTCGAGCGCTTCGGCAAGGCTTGCCTGCGCGACGACGTTGTCCGGCTGCGCGTCGAGCACGCTTTGCCAGACAGCCACGTTATCCAGGTAAACCTTCACGCGCTGGCGGCCGACCGCGCCGTAGACGGTCGCCAGGGGGAGCGCCGCGGTGAGCACGATGGCCGTGACGTGCCGGCTGCGGGCGACTTCCGGCGCAACGGCGCCGGTTCGGTTTGCCAGCCGGGCAACAGCTCGATAAGTGGCGAGCACGAAGAACGTCGCGAGCGCGGCCAGCGGCAGGTACATGCGCCGCTCGGCGGCGACTTCAGTCACCACCGGCACGATGAACGTTGGCGCGAGGATCAGGAAGAACCATGCGGCCAGAAAACCCGATGGATGACGGCGAGCTTGCAAAACGAGCGTGGCGACAATCGCCACTGCGACCGGTAAGGCCCACGGCCAGGCGTCGCGCAGCGTTTCCAATCGTGGCAACTCGTAGTGCATCAAGAGCGGCGCCGGCCAAAAGACCAGCTTGATGTAGATCACCAAGACCTTGCACTGAGTCAGCCACCACACGGTCGCCGGTAGCTCACTCTGGAAACCGGCCGAGGCGGAGCGCGGGCCGCCGATGTTCAGCGCCAACAACAAAAGCCAGCTACTGGCAAGAGCCGCATAGAGCGGCCAGGCTCTTCGCAATAGGTTGCGCGCGGATCCGCGGAAAAACGTCCAGTCCAGAAGCGCCACCATGATCGGCGCGGTGACCATCGTCTCCTTACAAGCCATGCCGGCGAAACAGCTCAGCGTCGCGATGGCAAGCCAGGATTTTCGAGCGGCGGAGTTTTCGGCCGTTAGATGCCTCAGGCTCGCGTACATCGTCGCGATATAGGAGAACCCCAACAGCAGTTCCGTACGCTGCGTGACGTATTCCACGCTTTGCGTTTGCAGCGGGTGCACTGCCCAGAGAAGCGCAATGGCGAACGCCAGAATGCCTGCGTTATGATCCCATCTTCCCTGAAAACAGGGCAGGCCGAGCACGCGGCGAATAAACGCCCAAAGCAGCGTTGCCGTGAGCGCGTGCACGATGTCATTCACGAGGTGGTAGCCAGCGGTACGATACTGGCCGAAATAATAATTCAGCGCCAGCGACGCGTTGACGAGAGGTCGGCCCGAGGTCGGCAGATCTTTGGGGGGGCGCAGGGGGCCTGGCGAGCCCATGAGGGGCCACAATCGAACGATCGAATGGTTGTTGATGATCGATGCACCGTCATCATGAACAAACGGGGCCCGAAGGCCCGGCCCGTACACCGTCGCAATCGCGGCGCCGAGCACAACGAAGACCATTAGCGGTGCCGCGCGCGACAGTCGCAGCTGCCAGGCGGACGATCGTTCCGATGGCGACGCGGCGACCGTCCGGGTTCCGTGCGTTGCCGTCGAGCTAACCGGGGCGAAGTCGCGCCGCCCGTGGCCTCGTTTGCTGGGCATCACTACCTGGCTTGCGGCATGGCCTTGTTAGTGGAACGACGCGGTTCGCGAAGCATACCGCTCGCTATTCGGAAGATCGTGAGCCGGCAAGCCGCTGTTCTTCGAATCGGCCAGACTTACGAGTTCGGCCATGATACTGCCGAAAGTGCTGGCCGAACAACCGTCCGTCATGGGCTCGAACGGTATTCATGGGGCTGCCGGCCGGGCCCTCTCGCCGACGCAGCGGATGGAACCGTCTCGTGGCCGCGTGCTATTGGACGTCGGCGTCCGAAGGGGGCAATTGGAAGGAACGTTCATGCTCAATGGCTGACACACCTGGCACCTGGCGCAATGCATTTAGCGTATCCCTGGCGGCATGACCGGAAATCGATCCGAGCGCCGTCAGCGTGCGATCGACGTGCATTCCGGCGGCGCGCAATTGTGCCGCTATGGCATCAATTTGAGCGAGATGCTCGTCGTCAACGCTAACGTTGACGTTCACGCGATCGGGAACCGTCATGACCACCTCCGCCGAGCCCTCCCTGATCAATCATAGAAGTGGGGGCGCGGCGGAGGCAATGGTCGTTTGCTGCCATTCGCCGTGGCCGGCGCTGGCCAGTCCTTGAAAGTGTACCTGTGGCGGCATCGTCGACAGAGGCGCAGCTCATTCAAGCGGTGCCTGCACCAGCCCCGAGCCGACGTCGGCTGGCGGCTGACCGAGCGCCCGGGCCGACTTGACCAGCCGCGTCCATAAGTCAACGGCTGTAATGCTCGGGTTGGCTTGCGCGTGCAAGGCGGCGATCCCAGCCACGTGCGGCGTGGCCATGCTTGTGCCCGAGATAATGTTGTATCGCTTCGGCAGAATCCAACTGGAGTACACATCGACACCAGGACCCGCGATGTTGACCTGACCACCGTTGGGTTCCAGTCCCGCATTGGAGAACCAGGCAACCTGCATGGCAGAATCAACGGCCGCCACGGCCATGATCGAGGGACAATTCGCCGGATGCTCCACCGGCCAGATGTCAGGGGGATTATTCTGCCGATGGCTGTCATTGCCGGCGGCCGCCACGATCAGTGTTCCCGCGGCGAGTGCGCGGCGCGCCGTGTTCTCGAAGACCGTCGAAGGATTCTGCCTTGCCCGCACGGGCGCTCCGAGCGACATCGATATCACGCGGCAGCCATTGTGCACCGCCCAGTTGATGCCGGCCATGATGTCGCCGTCGGCGCCTTTGCCGAGGTTACTCAAGACCTTTCCGACGAAGATCTCTGCTTCGTACGCAATACCGTACCGGGGGAGCGGATCAGGAATCCGACGTCCAAGCGCCGTGCCGACACAATGCGTGCCGTGCCCGTGCCCGTCTTGCACTGTTTCGCCGGGGACGAAGGATTGCGTCGTGACCCTGCGGTCGGCGAAGTCCGGATGGTGTACTTCAAAGCCGGTGTCGAGCACGGCGACTTTGATTCCCCGCCCGGACCATGGGCTTTCCACGACGCGCGTTGCCTGCAGTCCCCACGTCACAGCCGATTCGTCGATGGCAGCCGCCCACGGCATCATGCGCGCGGCCGGCGCGGCCGGTACCGGGCCGAAGCACAATTCGGTCGCATGATTTATCCCGTCGCGATAGCCACGCATATAGTCACGGTTGATCGATTCCATTGCGAACGCCGGAGGTGGCGCGCCTGTGGGCAATCCAATCCCTGCCTCGGGCCCGCTGAATCGAGTGGCTGCATAGACGACGCGCTCCGCTTCCACCGCCAGGATGGAATCGGACTTCGTGGCTTGCACGTTGAGCCGGCCGATCTGATCAGGATCGCCATTGACGATCGCCACGCCGATCGCCTCGAGCAGCACCGCACCTGAAGTGGGTATATCGGCGACGTGCGGACCATCGCGCAAGTCGGACATACGCACGGTTGCCAGTCCGGCGCTTTCTTGCAGGGTGCGAAGGGCCGCCTGCATCCCGTCGGTACCATGGCGCATGAGTACCAGGGAGCGGCCCGTCGTCTCGGGTTTAAGCGGCGAAGTTGCAGCTCCTAAAAGCGAGCTTCTCATCAAACCACCGGCGAGCATGGCTTTCCCCCTTCGGCCATGAGTTGTGTGCAATCGCGCGTCATCGGCACGGGATAACGCCACGAGCGTGTACCGTAGTGGCAGGGGGTGACAACGGGTTGTCACAGCGCGCCTGGGTCGTTGTAGAAAAATGTTGGTTTGCGGCCCTGTATCTTTCGCCGGAAGTCGGGCCGAAGAGCTCGTCCCCTCTGGCGGGAAACAGCTATTGTCGATACCAAGGGGGCTGCTGACGCTGGGCAAATACCGGGCGCCGAGCCAACCGTGGCAAGTGCCCCTCCGAACACAAACACCAGAGCACCATGACGAAGATTCAGACATTGCCGAAGCGCGGCCAGGTGAAAGCGGCCGATCAATGGGACCTGTCGAGCCTGTTCGAGAATGACGCAGCGTGGGAGAGCGCGTTCAAGCGGTGGGAGCGGCGCATCGGCGACTACGCGAAGTTCAAGGGCACGCTTGGCAAGGGAGCCAAGGAAATCGCCGCCTGCTTCAAGTTCGACGTCGACATGGATCGGGCTGCCGAGCGATTGGGCACCTACGCGTTCCTCAAAACGGCCGAGGACACCGCCAATAGCACCTATCAGCGGATGCAAGGTCGCTATCAAAACGCCGCCAGCCGCGCCGGCCAGGTAGCCAGCTACATTCGCCCCGAGATCATGGCCATCCCGGCGGCAAAGATGAAAAAGTTTCTGGCCGCCAAGGAACTGGCCCCCTACCGCCTGCAGCTCGAGCGATTGCTGCGCTACAAGCCGCACACACTTTCCGACGGTGAAGAAAAGCTGCTGGCCATGCAGAGCGAGATGTCACTGACGGCCAACCAGGTCTTTCGCCAATTGAACAACGCCGACCTGAAGTTCGGCGCGATCAAGAACGACGCCGGCCAGATGGTCGAGCTAAGCCATGCCTCGTTTTCGACGCTTTTGCATTCCCCCAAGCGCAGCGTGCGCGAGGCGGCCTTCCGCCAGTACTACCAGCAATTCGCCGCCCACGAGAACACGCTGTCGGCCACGCTCGCCGGTTCCGTGCAGCGCGATATTTACTACGCTCGGGCCCGCGGCTACGAAAGCGCGCTGGCCGCCGCCCTGTTTCCCGACAGGGTACCGATGGCGGTCTATGACAACTTGATCGCCGCCGTGCGCAAGAACTTGCCCGGTCTGCACGAGTACTACGACTTGCGGCGCCGCAAGATGAAGCTCAAGGACATCCATCATTACGACACCTACGTGCCGATCCTCAGCGAGCGGCAATCGCGCCACTCCTGGGACGAAGCCGTGAATGTGGTGGTCGAGTCGCTCGCCCCCTTGGGCGACCATTATTGCGGCGTGCTGGAGCAGGGCCTCTCCGGGCGGTGGTGCGACCGGTACGAGAACCAGGGAAAGCAGAGCGGCGCGTTCAGCTCGGGCTCGTTCGACGGCGATCCTTACATCTTGATGAACTTCCAGCCTACGGTGCTCGACCACGTCTTCACGCTCGCGCACGAGGCGGGGCACTCGATGCACTCGTACCTTTCGGCCAAGGCGCAGCCGTTTCAGTATTACAACTACACGATCTTCGTGGCCGAGGTCGCCAGCACGTTCAACGAACAGTTGCTCAGCAAGCACCTGATGCGCAACGCTCGCGACGACCGCGAGCGGGCTTATCTCATCAATCGCGAGATCGACGCCATCCGCGGCACGATTCTCCGGCAGACAATGTTCGCCGAGTTCGAGAAGATCACGCACGAGCTGGCCGAACGAAACGAGCCCTTGACGGTCGACCGTTTCAAGAGCGTGTACCGGGAGCTGTTGGAAGCGTACTTTGGCCCCCATTTCATCCTGGATCAGGAACTGTCGCTGGAGTGTTTCCGCATCCCGCATTTCTACAGCGCGTTTTACGTCTACAAATACGCGACCGGGCTATCGGCGGCGATCGCGCTGGCCGAGCGCGTTGATTCCGGAGTGCCAGGCGCCGTTGAGGATTATTTAAGCTTCCTCAAAGGAGGCTGCTCGAAAGATCCATTGGACCTCTTACGCGGCGCGGGCGTGGATATGGAAAAGCCCGAGCCGGTGAACACGGCCCTGGCCTATTTCCATCGCCTGGTCAAGGAGTTGGACGAGCTGCTGTAGCGAATAGTGGCGATCATCCACGTTCATGCGCATACTGATGCGGGAAT from Pirellulales bacterium carries:
- a CDS encoding 2-phosphosulfolactate phosphatase, whose translation is MPIIQAHFLPQLVAPEELAGATVVVFDILRATSTITCALAADAARVIPVGEIDEALQLADRIARQDGVRPLLAGERHGLPIEGFDLGNSPREYTSERVAGRTLVFTTTNGTRAMLHCRQAKQVLLGTFVGLQALAARLRDAENVHLLCAGTEGEITREDVLAAGAFTHELMRPDDPLSAGAWSRCELNDQARIARDSWQAALPPAELFTARDSSEWLARALSESKGGRNLKRIGLARDIPDCAALDRFDFVPALDLQSWEIRRSH
- a CDS encoding tetratricopeptide repeat protein: MVFVVLGAAIATVYGPGLRAPFVHDDGASIINNHSIVRLWPLMGSPGPLRPPKDLPTSGRPLVNASLALNYYFGQYRTAGYHLVNDIVHALTATLLWAFIRRVLGLPCFQGRWDHNAGILAFAIALLWAVHPLQTQSVEYVTQRTELLLGFSYIATMYASLRHLTAENSAARKSWLAIATLSCFAGMACKETMVTAPIMVALLDWTFFRGSARNLLRRAWPLYAALASSWLLLLALNIGGPRSASAGFQSELPATVWWLTQCKVLVIYIKLVFWPAPLLMHYELPRLETLRDAWPWALPVAVAIVATLVLQARRHPSGFLAAWFFLILAPTFIVPVVTEVAAERRMYLPLAALATFFVLATYRAVARLANRTGAVAPEVARSRHVTAIVLTAALPLATVYGAVGRQRVKVYLDNVAVWQSVLDAQPDNVVAQASLAEALDHAGRPDEALTHFRRALELAPDSYVTHHLAGTMLLGRGQPEEAIAHFRRVVELKPQSASALNNLGVALNAAGQRAQAITQYQRALEFDPDYPEAHNNLATALANQGGNEQAIVHFTRAVQLNPDYAGALKGLGIVLIRTGRVAEGVESLESAARLQSDPDTYATLAIAYANAQQFDKALSVVNRALELARSSGQTKLIESFTALRNQLQNAPRQDK
- a CDS encoding S8 family serine peptidase, encoding MRSSLLGAATSPLKPETTGRSLVLMRHGTDGMQAALRTLQESAGLATVRMSDLRDGPHVADIPTSGAVLLEAIGVAIVNGDPDQIGRLNVQATKSDSILAVEAERVVYAATRFSGPEAGIGLPTGAPPPAFAMESINRDYMRGYRDGINHATELCFGPVPAAPAARMMPWAAAIDESAVTWGLQATRVVESPWSGRGIKVAVLDTGFEVHHPDFADRRVTTQSFVPGETVQDGHGHGTHCVGTALGRRIPDPLPRYGIAYEAEIFVGKVLSNLGKGADGDIMAGINWAVHNGCRVISMSLGAPVRARQNPSTVFENTARRALAAGTLIVAAAGNDSHRQNNPPDIWPVEHPANCPSIMAVAAVDSAMQVAWFSNAGLEPNGGQVNIAGPGVDVYSSWILPKRYNIISGTSMATPHVAGIAALHAQANPSITAVDLWTRLVKSARALGQPPADVGSGLVQAPLE
- the pepF gene encoding oligoendopeptidase F, with amino-acid sequence MTKIQTLPKRGQVKAADQWDLSSLFENDAAWESAFKRWERRIGDYAKFKGTLGKGAKEIAACFKFDVDMDRAAERLGTYAFLKTAEDTANSTYQRMQGRYQNAASRAGQVASYIRPEIMAIPAAKMKKFLAAKELAPYRLQLERLLRYKPHTLSDGEEKLLAMQSEMSLTANQVFRQLNNADLKFGAIKNDAGQMVELSHASFSTLLHSPKRSVREAAFRQYYQQFAAHENTLSATLAGSVQRDIYYARARGYESALAAALFPDRVPMAVYDNLIAAVRKNLPGLHEYYDLRRRKMKLKDIHHYDTYVPILSERQSRHSWDEAVNVVVESLAPLGDHYCGVLEQGLSGRWCDRYENQGKQSGAFSSGSFDGDPYILMNFQPTVLDHVFTLAHEAGHSMHSYLSAKAQPFQYYNYTIFVAEVASTFNEQLLSKHLMRNARDDRERAYLINREIDAIRGTILRQTMFAEFEKITHELAERNEPLTVDRFKSVYRELLEAYFGPHFILDQELSLECFRIPHFYSAFYVYKYATGLSAAIALAERVDSGVPGAVEDYLSFLKGGCSKDPLDLLRGAGVDMEKPEPVNTALAYFHRLVKELDELL